CCTGCAATTGTCCTTCAATCGCTGAAGGACACGCTGACCGCCCGCGAACTCCGAAACGGTGAGCAGCGGTTCAAGATGAAAACACAGACGATTATTGCGCTCACGAACCGACACCCGTTCGAGATTTCCGAACTCGGTGCAGCAGCACATGCCCTTGTCGAGCGTTTCCCGCTCCAGCACGAGGTGAAATGGGAATCTTATACCGGCGAGAATTTCCGTGCCCTCTTCAAGAAAGTGAAACCGGGTATATCCAGCGAGATACGAGAGAATCTCGCTGATATGATCGGTGAGGTACACGAAAATGGTGGGTTCATTTCACCCCGCTCCGCCGTCCACGCGATCGAAGTTGTAACAGCTGGAGACTCCGCCAACTATGACGCACTCGCATTCATCCCCGGATTTGAAGAAGTCCACGAAGGACTTCAATCCAAAATTGAAGCGATGGAGGCGCGGCGGGAAGCAAAGGCATGGATAGTAGAAATCAGTGAGTCCAGCGAAACTCTAATCGCGAAGGTGGAACGCGAAAACTCACCGATCAAACTCCTCCAATTGACCAAAAAACTCAATGAGCAAGATGGGCTCTTGGAGGAACTGGCTGTGCCAGATAACATGGTACAGGAGCGAGACACCCTCCGGAAAAAGGTGCAGGATGCCGCCCAAGCAGCGCATCGACGCGCCCTGGAGGTTACATACGAATGACTTTCAGAACCAAACCTCCAATCCACTATATCTCCCCGACCCCCACAGAAATCCGTGGAGCCGCAGAGGCAGTGAAACTAAAAAAATGGTCACCCGATTTCGTCGCCGATCTCGCAAACGTCGCCGCGGGCGGCGAAGTCCTACCCTCACACCAGTGGCGACATCTTGTTGAACCCACCGCTGGGAAGCGAGATAGGGACGGTGACTATTTCTATCGCGATGAAACAAGAGACGGTCACTATACGCGGGACGCTGAGAAAGCACTCGCTATGCGTCAGAAATATAGCAACCCCAAAATTCTGAACATGGCAGTGCAGACGCACGAAAACGTCTGCCGATTCCTGCGGACTGTCGATTTCACCGGCGTGCCGGGCGACTCGCCTCTCCAAAAAGCCGTCTCGCTTCTGAAAATTATGTCCGAACGCGACGGCTGGCGCGGTGGCGCAGAAGGCGATCCGCTTCCTATCTTCGCGGAAGGCGACGCGCAAGACGAAGCTGAAACACTCAACGATCTGCTTGATGATATAGAATCCCTCGACGATCTCGAAACCCAGCTCCTGGAAGAGGATGATGCGGAGAAAGGGGCAGGCAGTGGACACGGACGGATGCAGAAAACCGTCCGACTCGCCCAGGAGATGTTGTCGGGAAAGGAAATATGGTTGCAAGTCTCGCGACACCTCGATAAACTCGCTCGGATGCGGACGGCAAAGCGCGTCAAGGTCTTCCCCGACATCGAGGGCGAGGATGTTCGGCATCGTCCAATCGAAAGTTTTTCGGAGATGCACCGATTACCCCAAACAGAATGGGCACTTCCCAGGAGTCTCCGAAACTACCGTATCGCGACGCGTGCCGCTCACGTCCGTGAACGCGTCAAACGCGAGGAGAAACAGCAGCTGCTCTATATGATGATCGACTGTTCCGGCTCTATGGATTCCGGGCAGCGCATCTATAAGGCAGGCGGTGTTCTCTTTAATCGATTAAAAGCGGTTGTGGCAGGTGACGCACAGATTTTCGTCAGGTTCTTTGACAGCCGGCTTTTTGAGGAACATCACGCAGATACACCCGCCGCGGCGAAGGGACTCATGCAAAGATTCCAGAAGCAAAATTTCAGTGGCGGCGGCACAAACATCGCTAAGTGTGCGCGTGAAACACTTGCCCGGATTGACGAGATTCAAAAGGAAGGATCACTGACGCGGCCCGAACTCGTGATTGTGACGGACGGCGAGGATAACGTATCCAGCCTGAAGCAAGAAGATTTCGGACAGACACGGATGCACGCTTTCGTCGTTGAACGATCCAACGCTGAACTCGTGCAACTTGCACGCAGCACCGGTGGTGTTGGGATCGAAAAACTCTAAACCAATTAGAGAAGGAGCATTTTAGCATGATGAAAACACTGTGGATCGCCCCAAACGACCTTGCCGACGTGTGGACGGTGAACAACCGCAAAGAGAACCCCGGACACATCGAGAGTCTCGCGGAATCTATGCGGCAAAACGGTTACCTGCCCGAATATCCGATCATCGCTCTTGAGGCAGCGAACATCCCCATCCAGACGGATAAACCGTATCTCGTGGCGTGCGGACACCACCGCAGGAAAGCCGCGATCGCAGCAGAGATCGATCTCATTTTTGCCGAAGTCCACGACGGCACCGAGGAGGACTGGATCGAAATGATGTCGCTGGACAACTTCCAGTTCGATGTCGCCTCGAACCCCGGCATCGGACTGGCATTCACCGAGCAGGAGCGACGCGCCGCCTGTTTCCAACTCCTCTTGCTCCCGAAATATCTGCGGAAAACCAACGTCTCCCTCGCAGGCTTATGGAAAGTCGGTGAGGGCACCGTCCGCCGCTGGCGGAAGCAGGTGGAATCGTTAATTAACGAAGACCCCCCGAAGTTGGAAAACGAATGGAACGTTTCACCGGAACGGATTGAAACGCTAAGGTCCGTTATCGCTGACCCGTATCGCGAAAACGAGGAAGGTGATACCGTTGCCGTCCGTCAGAAACCGAAGGAATCTACACCCGAAGAACGCGCCGAGTTCTGGTACAATATCCGGAAAAGTGGGCTGTTCGACCAGCGATCCGATGGCAGCCGGTTTCTCGATCGGAACGGTTTCAAAATGGAGGCTTTCAACGCCTATATCTGTGAGCAGTTCAACGTCAAAGAGAACGGCATCCCGCACCAGTTGTCTATGACGCAACTCAAGAAAATCCATAACTGGATACTGACGGACGACCCAGCGGTTATCGCACGCTGCCA
This region of Candidatus Poribacteria bacterium genomic DNA includes:
- a CDS encoding AAA family ATPase, which produces MKFNAIVDILQEKFVFSEQPARLLTLALASKKNCILFGDAGHGKSEMVETVIEGLELSNDCFVQSFGEGMDEARLWGGLDFRAFEDEKVLHFAPHRSFLNYRVAVFEELFDAPAIVLQSLKDTLTARELRNGEQRFKMKTQTIIALTNRHPFEISELGAAAHALVERFPLQHEVKWESYTGENFRALFKKVKPGISSEIRENLADMIGEVHENGGFISPRSAVHAIEVVTAGDSANYDALAFIPGFEEVHEGLQSKIEAMEARREAKAWIVEISESSETLIAKVERENSPIKLLQLTKKLNEQDGLLEELAVPDNMVQERDTLRKKVQDAAQAAHRRALEVTYE
- a CDS encoding ParB-like nuclease domain-containing protein produces the protein MMKTLWIAPNDLADVWTVNNRKENPGHIESLAESMRQNGYLPEYPIIALEAANIPIQTDKPYLVACGHHRRKAAIAAEIDLIFAEVHDGTEEDWIEMMSLDNFQFDVASNPGIGLAFTEQERRAACFQLLLLPKYLRKTNVSLAGLWKVGEGTVRRWRKQVESLINEDPPKLENEWNVSPERIETLRSVIADPYRENEEGDTVAVRQKPKESTPEERAEFWYNIRKSGLFDQRSDGSRFLDRNGFKMEAFNAYICEQFNVKENGIPHQLSMTQLKKIHNWILTDDPAVIARCQEIQRETDALSTARSVCYDWHGRVVHAFDENLSPTPGNTHTPVHISALKAFQKRVKKQIGFDFDARHEANTIDQLAEVQEMFERIYSDIRNRADWVLIFKAEFSDKARQDRKALEQTWKDTRKEMFTALSEYPRDIDEDTFLTRFDKRSFTEPTPAITDETLTADIRHFKAATADIRADTEWMQAMPVPIPMIVALGLTEHITELVIKVEGGRRETRIAEFNAETAAEWIPAELQEKLIKLADRFIYKG